The following proteins come from a genomic window of Corallococcus sp. NCRR:
- the rbbA gene encoding ribosome-associated ATPase/putative transporter RbbA has translation MVSSVSPGAPAGSTRRLVVSIQDVTHRYGKAVALDGLSLDVPSGIRVGIVGPDGVGKSTLMALVAGAKKMQQGRVMVLDGDIADARHRRDVGPRVAYMPQGLGKNLYLELSVYDNVDFMARLFGLSPEERKVRVPELLAATGLGKFAERPAGKLSGGMKQKVGLCGALVHDPDLLILDEPTTGVDPLSRRQFWTLIDEIRAGRPGMSVIISTAYMDEAQQWDWIVAMDAGRVLATGSPAELMARTGTQDLEKCFIALLPEEKRRGHKEITIPPRAPGKAELAIEAHGLTRRFGTFTAVDHVTLSIERGEIFGFLGSNGCGKSTTMKMLTGLLPPTEGTAKLFGSSVDAGSMEVRKNLGYMTQAFSLYGELSVRQNLLLHARLYHLPPDKAKARIDELVERFGLGAHLDALAGDLPMGLRQRLSLAVAVLHGPQILILDEPTSGVDPVARDSFWELLIDLSRKQGVTIFVTTHFMNEGMRCDRISLMNAGKVLAADSPQKLIESRNADSLETAFIGYMEDAIAEKARAEDKDTPPAPAPEAAPPQAPAAPRTDRAGLRLRVGRLLAYASNETQQILRDKVRLAFAFIGSAVLMLVFGFGITTDVENIRYAALDLDQSPESRAYLEQFSAAKPYFAPTPPAQSSDEALRRLQSDDVSVVLELPPRFGLDLRRGSGPEVLAQVDGAMTFRGDTVEQYVQGVHNRMLRDPASGFHSASARKDTANIEERYLYNPTFESIYSIVPSVPALLLLLIPAILMTVSIVREKELGSIINFYVTPTGRLEYLLGKQLPYVAIGMANFFILTALSLVVFGVPIKGSFLTLVVCALFYVMATTGIGMVTSTFTGSQVAAVFVTAILTIVPTIQFSGLLQPVSTLQGGAKVVGSIWPATYYMHASLGAFTKGLGAGLILRDVAFMAVCVPLLLAISVLGLRKQEK, from the coding sequence ATGGTCTCATCCGTGTCTCCAGGGGCGCCCGCCGGCTCCACCCGCCGGCTCGTGGTCTCCATCCAGGACGTGACCCACCGCTACGGCAAGGCCGTGGCGCTGGACGGCCTCTCGCTCGACGTCCCCAGCGGCATCCGGGTGGGCATCGTGGGGCCTGACGGCGTGGGCAAGTCCACGCTGATGGCCCTGGTCGCGGGCGCCAAGAAGATGCAGCAGGGGCGCGTGATGGTCCTGGACGGGGACATCGCGGACGCGCGGCACCGGCGCGACGTGGGGCCGCGCGTCGCGTACATGCCCCAGGGCCTGGGCAAGAACCTCTATCTGGAGCTCAGCGTCTACGACAACGTGGACTTCATGGCCCGGCTCTTCGGGCTGTCCCCCGAGGAGCGCAAGGTGCGCGTCCCGGAGCTGCTCGCGGCCACCGGCCTGGGCAAATTCGCGGAGCGCCCCGCCGGCAAGCTCTCCGGCGGCATGAAGCAGAAGGTGGGGCTGTGCGGCGCGCTGGTGCACGACCCGGACCTGCTCATCCTCGACGAGCCCACCACCGGCGTGGATCCGCTCTCCCGGCGGCAGTTCTGGACCCTCATCGACGAGATCCGCGCCGGGCGCCCGGGCATGAGCGTCATCATCTCCACGGCGTACATGGACGAGGCCCAGCAGTGGGACTGGATCGTCGCCATGGACGCGGGGCGCGTGCTGGCGACGGGGTCTCCCGCGGAGCTGATGGCGCGCACGGGGACCCAGGACCTGGAGAAGTGCTTCATCGCGCTGCTGCCCGAGGAGAAGCGCCGGGGCCACAAGGAGATCACCATCCCGCCCCGCGCGCCGGGCAAGGCGGAGCTGGCCATCGAGGCGCACGGGCTGACCCGCCGCTTCGGGACCTTCACCGCCGTCGACCACGTCACCCTGTCCATCGAGCGGGGTGAAATCTTCGGCTTCCTGGGCTCCAACGGCTGCGGCAAGTCCACGACCATGAAGATGCTGACCGGCCTGCTGCCTCCCACGGAGGGCACGGCGAAGCTCTTCGGCAGCTCCGTGGACGCCGGCAGCATGGAGGTGCGCAAGAACCTGGGCTACATGACGCAGGCGTTCTCGCTCTACGGCGAGCTGAGCGTCCGGCAGAACCTGCTCCTGCACGCCCGGCTCTACCACCTGCCTCCGGACAAGGCGAAGGCGCGCATCGACGAGCTGGTCGAGCGGTTCGGGCTTGGCGCGCACCTGGACGCGCTGGCCGGAGACCTGCCCATGGGCCTGCGCCAGCGGCTCTCCCTGGCCGTCGCCGTGCTGCACGGGCCGCAGATCCTCATCCTGGACGAGCCCACGTCGGGCGTGGACCCGGTCGCCCGGGACAGCTTCTGGGAGCTGCTCATCGACCTGTCGCGCAAGCAGGGCGTCACCATCTTCGTGACGACGCACTTCATGAACGAGGGGATGCGCTGCGACCGCATCTCCCTCATGAACGCGGGCAAGGTGCTGGCGGCGGACAGCCCCCAGAAGCTCATCGAGTCCCGGAACGCGGACAGCCTGGAGACGGCCTTCATCGGCTACATGGAAGACGCCATCGCCGAGAAGGCCCGCGCCGAGGACAAGGACACGCCCCCCGCCCCCGCGCCCGAAGCCGCCCCACCCCAGGCTCCGGCCGCGCCCCGGACGGACCGGGCCGGCCTCCGTCTGCGGGTGGGCCGGCTGCTCGCGTATGCCTCCAACGAGACCCAACAAATCCTCCGCGACAAAGTGCGGCTGGCGTTCGCCTTCATCGGTTCCGCGGTGTTGATGCTCGTCTTCGGCTTCGGCATCACGACCGACGTGGAGAACATCCGCTATGCCGCGCTGGACCTCGACCAGTCGCCCGAGAGCCGCGCGTACCTGGAGCAGTTCAGCGCGGCGAAGCCCTACTTCGCCCCGACGCCGCCCGCCCAGTCCTCGGATGAAGCGCTCCGCAGGCTCCAGTCAGACGATGTCTCGGTGGTGCTGGAGCTTCCGCCCCGCTTCGGCCTGGACCTCCGCCGGGGCTCCGGCCCGGAGGTGCTGGCGCAGGTGGACGGAGCCATGACCTTCCGTGGCGACACCGTCGAGCAGTACGTGCAGGGGGTGCACAACCGGATGCTCCGGGATCCCGCGAGCGGCTTCCACTCCGCCAGCGCGCGGAAGGACACGGCCAACATCGAGGAGCGCTACCTCTACAACCCCACCTTCGAGAGCATCTACTCCATCGTGCCGAGTGTCCCGGCGCTGCTGCTGCTGCTCATCCCCGCCATCCTCATGACGGTCAGCATCGTGCGTGAGAAGGAGCTGGGGTCCATCATCAACTTCTACGTCACGCCCACGGGACGGCTGGAGTACCTGCTCGGGAAGCAACTGCCCTACGTGGCCATCGGCATGGCCAACTTCTTCATCCTGACCGCGCTGTCGCTGGTCGTCTTCGGCGTCCCCATCAAGGGCAGCTTCCTGACGTTGGTGGTCTGCGCGCTGTTCTACGTCATGGCGACGACAGGCATTGGGATGGTGACGTCCACCTTCACCGGCAGCCAGGTGGCGGCCGTCTTCGTCACGGCCATCCTGACCATCGTGCCGACCATCCAGTTCTCTGGCCTGCTACAGCCGGTCTCCACGCTCCAGGGGGGCGCCAAGGTCGTCGGCTCCATCTGGCCGGCCACCTATTACATGCACGCCAGCCTGGGCGCCTTCACCAAGGGATTGGGCGCGGGCCTCATCCTCAGGGACGTCGCCTTCATGGCCGTGTGCGTCCCGCTCCTTCTGGCCATCAGCGTCCTGGGCCTGAGAAAGCAGGAGAAATAG
- a CDS encoding HlyD family secretion protein — protein sequence MPKNAKGKYKWIIGLVAIAIAAFIGFKYWKGKKSALPEGIVSGNGRIESKLADVSAKEPLRVREVLVNEGDLVKPGQVLVRLDTTTLESSLAEANANLAATQEKLAVAEAGIVKQKSEIELATIEAERARRLVAQGAGSQRDVDVRTSQLETNRAGLAEAEATLKTSREEIEVARANAATIQTRINDATLRSPVTGRVLYRLAEPGEVLSPGGPALTLVNLEDVFMEIFLPASEAARVKIGSEARLTVDFEPDRSIPGYVSFVSPEAQFTPKQVETKSEREKLVFRLKLQVPRELASRYVERIKTGIRGVGYVKVDPSATWPSRLQNVVTAESEPH from the coding sequence ATGCCCAAGAACGCGAAAGGGAAATACAAGTGGATCATCGGGCTGGTCGCCATCGCGATCGCCGCGTTCATCGGCTTCAAGTACTGGAAGGGGAAGAAGTCCGCGCTGCCGGAGGGAATCGTCTCGGGCAACGGCCGCATCGAGTCGAAGCTGGCGGATGTCTCCGCGAAGGAGCCCCTGCGGGTGCGGGAGGTGCTCGTCAACGAAGGCGACCTCGTGAAGCCAGGGCAGGTGCTGGTGCGCCTGGACACCACCACGCTGGAGTCCAGCCTGGCGGAGGCCAACGCGAACCTCGCGGCCACGCAGGAGAAGCTGGCGGTGGCCGAGGCGGGCATCGTCAAACAGAAGAGTGAAATCGAGCTCGCCACCATCGAGGCCGAGCGCGCCCGGAGGCTGGTGGCGCAAGGCGCCGGCTCGCAGCGGGACGTGGACGTCCGGACGAGCCAGTTGGAGACCAACCGGGCCGGGCTGGCGGAGGCTGAGGCCACGCTGAAGACCTCGCGGGAGGAGATTGAAGTCGCGCGAGCCAACGCGGCGACCATCCAGACGCGCATCAACGACGCGACGCTCAGGTCCCCGGTGACGGGCCGGGTCCTCTACCGGCTCGCGGAGCCCGGCGAGGTGCTGTCGCCCGGCGGCCCCGCGCTCACGCTCGTGAACCTGGAGGACGTCTTCATGGAGATCTTCCTGCCGGCGAGCGAGGCCGCCCGCGTGAAGATTGGCTCCGAGGCGCGCCTCACCGTCGACTTCGAGCCTGACCGCTCCATTCCCGGCTACGTGTCCTTCGTGTCACCGGAGGCGCAGTTCACGCCCAAGCAGGTGGAGACGAAGAGCGAGCGGGAGAAGCTGGTGTTCCGCCTGAAGCTCCAGGTCCCCCGGGAGCTGGCCAGCCGCTACGTGGAGCGCATCAAGACCGGCATCCGCGGGGTCGGCTACGTCAAGGTGGACCCGTCCGCCACGTGGCCCTCCCGGCTGCAGAACGTCGTCACCGCGGAATCCGAACCCCACTAG
- a CDS encoding efflux transporter outer membrane subunit — protein sequence MRGTANAMQGMKLGFTSFVGTVPLLGVLAALSGCAVGPDFKKPEAAVAKEWRTQGDPRLSTQDAVDTQWWKSFGDPSLDRLVELAARQNLPLQISGLRIVEARAQLAILTGRQYPQAQALVGSAAAVGRSENSAAANPVNLQNLGSIDRHFLEYQLGFDALWEVDFWGKYRRGVESGTAGLLASVADYQSSLVSLTAEVARTYVLVRTYEVLIEQARENVRIQEEGYRIAESRFSNGVTSELDVMQASTLLESTRATIPQLEAGLEQARNAMSTLLGQPTGEVEALLAGPKRIPVAPATVAVGMPAEILRRRPDVRSAELYAAAQCARIGIAEAELYPSFSLFGTIGLQASTSAAASGNLFSLGSLFYSVGPRIVFPFLNYGRLKNGVRVEDVRFQQLLVNYRNTVLKAAQEVADALTGFIHAQQAMAFQEAAVKAAQRSVELAVVQYREGAVDYQRVLDAQRSLLEQQNNLAQTSSSIATNLVALYKALGGGWEVRRDQPIVPEPMQAEMEQRTHWGDMLSKPRKQETKTVSQPVKP from the coding sequence ATGCGGGGGACGGCCAACGCCATGCAGGGGATGAAGCTGGGATTCACATCCTTCGTGGGCACCGTGCCGCTGCTCGGCGTCCTCGCCGCCCTCTCCGGATGCGCGGTCGGCCCCGACTTCAAGAAGCCCGAGGCCGCGGTCGCGAAGGAGTGGCGCACCCAGGGCGATCCGCGCCTGTCGACACAGGACGCGGTCGACACCCAATGGTGGAAGTCCTTTGGCGATCCCTCGCTGGACCGGCTCGTCGAGCTCGCCGCCAGGCAGAACCTGCCGCTTCAGATTTCAGGGCTGCGCATCGTCGAGGCACGCGCCCAGTTGGCCATCCTCACCGGCCGGCAGTATCCGCAGGCCCAGGCCCTCGTCGGCAGCGCCGCCGCGGTGGGGCGCAGCGAGAACTCCGCCGCGGCCAATCCCGTCAACTTGCAGAACCTGGGCTCCATCGACCGCCACTTCCTGGAGTACCAGCTGGGCTTCGACGCGCTGTGGGAGGTGGACTTCTGGGGCAAGTACCGGCGGGGCGTGGAGTCGGGGACCGCGGGCCTGCTCGCGTCGGTGGCGGACTACCAGTCCTCGCTCGTGTCGCTCACCGCGGAGGTCGCGCGAACCTATGTCCTGGTCCGCACCTACGAGGTGCTCATCGAGCAGGCGCGGGAGAACGTGCGCATCCAGGAGGAGGGCTACCGCATCGCCGAGTCGCGCTTCAGCAACGGCGTCACCTCCGAGCTGGATGTAATGCAGGCCTCGACCCTGCTGGAGAGCACCCGGGCCACCATCCCCCAACTGGAAGCCGGGCTGGAGCAGGCTCGCAACGCCATGAGCACGCTCCTGGGCCAGCCCACGGGCGAGGTGGAGGCGCTGCTCGCGGGCCCCAAGCGGATTCCCGTGGCGCCCGCGACGGTGGCCGTGGGCATGCCGGCGGAGATCCTCCGGCGGCGCCCGGATGTCCGCAGCGCGGAGCTGTACGCGGCCGCTCAGTGCGCCCGGATTGGCATCGCGGAGGCGGAGCTCTATCCAAGCTTCTCCCTCTTCGGGACGATTGGACTCCAGGCGAGCACCAGCGCCGCGGCCTCCGGCAACCTCTTCTCCCTGGGCAGCCTCTTCTATTCAGTGGGTCCCCGGATCGTCTTTCCCTTCCTCAACTACGGCCGCCTGAAGAACGGGGTGCGGGTCGAGGACGTGCGGTTCCAGCAATTGCTCGTCAACTACCGCAACACGGTGCTCAAGGCGGCCCAGGAGGTGGCGGACGCGCTGACAGGCTTCATCCACGCCCAGCAGGCCATGGCCTTCCAAGAGGCCGCGGTGAAGGCCGCGCAGCGTTCGGTGGAACTGGCGGTGGTGCAGTACCGCGAAGGCGCCGTGGACTACCAGCGCGTGCTGGACGCGCAACGGTCTCTCCTGGAGCAGCAGAACAACCTGGCCCAGACGAGCTCCTCCATCGCCACGAACCTGGTCGCCCTCTACAAGGCATTGGGCGGAGGCTGGGAGGTCCGCCGCGACCAGCCCATCGTGCCGGAGCCGATGCAGGCGGAGATGGAACAGCGGACCCACTGGGGCGACATGCTGTCCAAGCCGCGGAAGCAAGAAACCAAGACGGTCTCTCAACCCGTCAAGCCATAG
- the ppk2 gene encoding polyphosphate kinase 2 has product MKRKAYTQELRKLQSQLCQLQEWVKHTRMRVIVVFEGRDAAGKGGTIRAITERVSPRVFRVVALPAPSSREKSQMYLQRYVPHFPAGGEIVIFDRSWYNRAGVEPVMGFCTPEEHERFLMGCPVFEQYMVDSGILLLKIWLEVGREEQARRFAARIDDPLRQWKLSPMDIKSWKRWYDYSRARDQMLAATDTPFAPWHILRSDNKKKARLNCIRFLLEKIPYEKVKRAKVKLPPRSKHGQYDDAASLKGRNFIPELY; this is encoded by the coding sequence TTGAAGCGAAAGGCCTACACCCAGGAGCTCCGCAAGCTCCAGTCCCAGCTCTGCCAGCTTCAGGAGTGGGTCAAGCACACGCGGATGCGTGTCATCGTGGTGTTCGAAGGCAGGGACGCGGCGGGGAAGGGTGGAACGATTCGCGCCATCACGGAGCGGGTGAGCCCCCGCGTGTTCCGCGTGGTGGCCCTCCCGGCGCCTTCGAGCCGGGAGAAATCCCAGATGTACCTGCAGCGGTATGTGCCGCATTTCCCGGCCGGCGGCGAGATCGTGATCTTCGACCGCAGTTGGTACAACCGGGCCGGCGTCGAGCCCGTGATGGGCTTCTGCACGCCGGAGGAGCACGAGCGCTTCCTGATGGGCTGCCCCGTCTTCGAGCAATACATGGTCGACAGCGGAATCCTCCTGCTGAAGATCTGGCTGGAGGTGGGCAGGGAGGAGCAGGCGCGGCGGTTCGCGGCGCGCATCGACGACCCCTTGCGGCAGTGGAAGCTGAGCCCCATGGACATCAAGTCCTGGAAGCGCTGGTACGACTACTCCAGGGCCAGGGACCAGATGCTGGCCGCGACGGACACCCCCTTCGCGCCCTGGCACATCCTGCGCTCCGACAACAAGAAGAAGGCGCGGCTCAACTGCATCCGCTTCCTGCTGGAGAAGATTCCCTACGAGAAGGTGAAGCGCGCGAAGGTGAAGCTGCCGCCCCGCTCCAAACACGGCCAGTACGACGACGCCGCTTCGCTCAAGGGGCGCAACTTCATCCCCGAGCTGTACTGA
- a CDS encoding DUF4394 domain-containing protein, whose product MRNPNRIIAALATALMLTACGDDDDDVPPTPRPDSGVDAGTGTDAGTSTDAGTDAGMEMDAGTDGGSNPVMVGDVVALTTSNKLVSFNRATPGTLVGSVDVTGLNADESLLGIDYRPADSRLYGLTSAGRIVTLAPDTGVATVKATLAAMAGDDNPFTALMGTDFAVDFNPVADRLRVVSDTGQNLRINVDTGATITDGTINGGTGAQVTGAAYTNSFPETVSTRLFVLDTATDTVYLQDPPNNGTLTAPVPLGVDASGVNGYDIDACTNVGYAALTVGGTQRLYRIAPEKAAGAATELAVIGTTEPLKGLALKQDAAPSLYGLTTDGRLVRAALSAPNTLTATVALTGVPAGETLLGIDARPADRKLYALSSAGKLYTVEPQTGAVTAKSTLAADPADATAPFTGLMGTHFVIDFNPVADRLRVVSDTGQNLRINVDTGATTTDGDINRAPAATVFGAAYTNSVAGATATTLYDLERNSHVLARQDPPNNGTLVNVGALGVTFVGAAGFDIAGGDNGLPLVAGRTAASGPHVLYQVNLLTGAATFFPRTATTADMASVGGASGPELMDIALVY is encoded by the coding sequence ATGCGAAATCCGAACCGAATCATCGCCGCGCTCGCCACCGCGCTCATGCTCACGGCCTGCGGAGATGATGACGACGATGTCCCCCCCACTCCCCGGCCAGACTCAGGCGTGGACGCGGGCACCGGCACGGATGCAGGCACGAGCACGGATGCCGGCACCGACGCGGGCATGGAGATGGATGCCGGGACGGATGGCGGCTCCAATCCGGTCATGGTGGGTGACGTCGTCGCCCTGACGACCTCGAACAAGCTCGTGTCCTTCAATCGGGCGACCCCTGGCACGCTGGTGGGCTCCGTCGACGTGACGGGCCTGAACGCGGACGAGTCGCTCCTGGGCATCGATTACCGCCCGGCGGACTCGCGGCTCTATGGCCTCACCAGCGCGGGGCGCATCGTCACCCTGGCGCCGGACACCGGTGTCGCCACCGTGAAGGCCACGCTGGCCGCCATGGCGGGAGACGACAACCCGTTCACCGCGCTGATGGGCACCGACTTCGCCGTGGACTTCAACCCGGTGGCGGACCGCCTGCGCGTGGTGAGCGACACGGGACAGAACCTGCGCATCAACGTGGACACCGGCGCCACCATCACCGATGGAACCATCAACGGCGGCACGGGCGCGCAGGTGACGGGCGCGGCCTATACCAACTCCTTCCCGGAGACGGTCAGCACCCGCCTCTTCGTGTTGGATACGGCGACAGACACCGTCTACCTCCAGGACCCGCCGAACAACGGCACGCTCACCGCTCCCGTGCCCCTGGGCGTGGACGCCTCCGGGGTGAATGGCTACGACATCGACGCCTGCACCAACGTGGGCTACGCCGCGCTGACGGTGGGCGGCACGCAGCGGCTGTACCGCATCGCCCCGGAGAAGGCGGCGGGGGCGGCCACGGAGCTCGCGGTCATCGGAACGACGGAGCCCCTCAAGGGACTGGCCCTGAAGCAGGACGCGGCCCCCTCGCTCTACGGCCTCACCACGGACGGCCGGCTCGTCCGGGCCGCGCTCTCCGCGCCCAATACGCTGACGGCGACGGTGGCCCTGACGGGCGTGCCCGCGGGCGAGACGCTCCTCGGCATCGACGCGCGTCCGGCGGACCGGAAGCTATATGCCCTCTCCTCCGCCGGGAAGCTCTACACGGTGGAGCCCCAGACGGGTGCGGTCACCGCGAAGTCCACGCTGGCGGCGGATCCCGCTGACGCGACGGCGCCCTTCACCGGCCTGATGGGGACGCACTTCGTCATCGACTTCAACCCGGTGGCGGACCGCCTGCGCGTGGTGAGCGACACGGGGCAGAACCTGCGCATCAACGTGGACACTGGCGCCACCACCACGGACGGAGACATCAACCGCGCACCGGCCGCGACCGTCTTCGGCGCCGCGTACACGAACAGCGTGGCGGGGGCCACCGCGACGACGCTGTATGACCTGGAGCGCAACAGCCACGTGCTGGCCCGGCAAGACCCGCCGAACAACGGCACGCTGGTCAACGTGGGCGCCCTGGGCGTGACGTTCGTCGGCGCGGCGGGCTTCGACATCGCGGGGGGTGACAATGGCTTGCCGCTGGTGGCGGGGCGCACGGCGGCCAGCGGTCCCCATGTCCTGTACCAGGTGAATCTGCTGACCGGCGCGGCCACGTTCTTCCCGCGGACCGCGACCACCGCGGACATGGCCTCCGTGGGTGGCGCCTCTGGCCCCGAGCTGATGGACATCGCCCTCGTCTATTGA
- a CDS encoding DUF808 domain-containing protein has product MAGSSLIALIDDIATILDDVSILTKVAAKKTAGVLGDDLALNAQQVTGVNADRELPVVWAVAKGSLVNKAILVPAALAISALAPWLVTPLLMVGGAFLCFEGAEKLAHKFLHGKEEDEAHHAELRKTLDDPNVDRVALEKDKIKGAVRTDFILSAEIIAITLGTVATADFATRVTVMVGIALIMTVGVYGLVAGIVKLDDAGLYLSRKSGGFAQGLGRGILRAAPWLMKFLSVAGTAAMFLVGGGILVHGFSGLHHAEESITAWAGRVPGVGSVLGGLTPMLINAAVGLGAGALLVALFTLGQKLFKKRDAKA; this is encoded by the coding sequence ATGGCAGGCAGCAGCCTGATTGCGCTCATCGACGACATCGCCACCATCCTGGATGACGTCTCCATCCTGACGAAGGTGGCGGCGAAGAAGACCGCGGGAGTGCTGGGAGACGACCTGGCGCTCAACGCGCAGCAGGTGACGGGCGTGAACGCGGACCGCGAGCTGCCCGTGGTGTGGGCGGTGGCGAAGGGCTCGCTGGTCAACAAGGCCATCCTGGTGCCGGCGGCGCTCGCCATCAGCGCGCTGGCGCCCTGGTTGGTGACCCCGCTCCTGATGGTGGGCGGCGCCTTCCTCTGCTTCGAGGGCGCGGAGAAGCTGGCGCACAAGTTCCTGCACGGCAAGGAAGAGGACGAGGCGCACCACGCCGAGCTGCGCAAGACGCTGGACGACCCGAACGTCGACCGGGTGGCCCTGGAGAAGGACAAGATCAAGGGCGCGGTGCGCACGGACTTCATCCTCTCCGCGGAGATCATCGCCATCACGTTGGGCACCGTGGCGACGGCGGACTTCGCCACCCGCGTCACGGTCATGGTGGGCATCGCCCTCATCATGACGGTGGGCGTGTACGGGCTGGTGGCGGGCATCGTGAAGCTGGACGACGCGGGCCTGTACCTCAGCCGCAAGAGCGGTGGCTTCGCGCAGGGCCTGGGCCGGGGCATCCTCCGCGCGGCGCCGTGGCTGATGAAGTTCCTCTCCGTGGCGGGCACGGCGGCCATGTTCCTGGTGGGCGGCGGCATCCTCGTGCACGGCTTCTCCGGCCTGCACCACGCGGAGGAGTCCATCACCGCGTGGGCCGGGCGCGTCCCGGGCGTGGGCAGCGTCCTGGGCGGGCTCACCCCCATGCTGATCAACGCCGCGGTGGGCCTGGGCGCTGGCGCCCTGCTGGTGGCGCTCTTCACCCTGGGCCAGAAGCTGTTCAAGAAGCGCGACGCCAAGGCGTAG
- a CDS encoding DoxX family protein: protein MGFLRPHAERLYALLRIAAGLMFMLHGMQKVFGMFGGMPAGAPPFIVYGAGGIEFLGGLLVALGLFAGPAAFISSGTMAVAFFMGHVIPNGGNLNPMLNKGELAALYCFVFFYIAAHGSGIWSVDAARRGR, encoded by the coding sequence ATGGGATTCCTGCGGCCCCACGCTGAACGCCTCTACGCCCTGCTCCGCATCGCCGCGGGGTTGATGTTCATGCTGCACGGAATGCAGAAGGTCTTCGGCATGTTCGGCGGGATGCCCGCCGGAGCGCCGCCGTTCATCGTCTACGGCGCCGGAGGCATCGAGTTCCTGGGCGGGCTGCTCGTGGCGCTCGGGCTGTTCGCCGGCCCGGCGGCGTTCATCTCCAGCGGCACCATGGCGGTCGCCTTCTTCATGGGGCACGTCATCCCCAACGGGGGCAACCTCAACCCCATGCTGAACAAGGGCGAGCTCGCGGCGCTCTACTGCTTCGTCTTCTTCTACATCGCCGCACACGGCTCCGGCATCTGGAGCGTGGACGCCGCGCGCCGGGGCCGCTGA
- a CDS encoding Gfo/Idh/MocA family protein — protein MSAFPTTLPHVDPIPLRGGPVLRWGVLAPGRIAGGFVWALHRHTDQRVHAVASRDPERARRFSAQYGVPRVHVSYEQLVADPDVDIVYVASPHSEHKRQALLAIAAGKHVLVEKPLALDAAEAREIARAARAAGVFAMEALWSRFLPQTLLIERLLQDGVLGDVRLVMADFGGCFDFDPEGRVFNAALGGGALLDIGIYPIWLAHLVLGPPQHVHATGSLTETGVDGQAALVLTYPTGAQALLHTTLFAETPQEAVIAGTHARLQMDSRFFTPSGFTLKAARSDQRLRWTDPSGIHGSEGLAWQAAAVARHIAEGHTESPLHPLERSIALLDTIDAARNQLRVNHAGLRRK, from the coding sequence GTGAGCGCCTTCCCCACCACCCTCCCCCACGTCGACCCCATCCCCCTGCGCGGAGGGCCCGTGCTGCGCTGGGGCGTGCTCGCTCCGGGGCGGATCGCCGGGGGCTTCGTCTGGGCCCTGCACCGGCACACCGACCAGCGCGTCCACGCCGTGGCCTCGCGCGACCCGGAGCGCGCCCGGCGCTTCTCCGCGCAGTATGGCGTCCCACGCGTGCACGTGTCCTACGAGCAGCTCGTCGCGGACCCCGACGTCGACATCGTCTACGTCGCGTCTCCCCACAGCGAACACAAGCGGCAGGCCCTGCTCGCCATCGCCGCCGGCAAGCACGTCCTCGTGGAGAAGCCGCTCGCGCTCGACGCCGCCGAGGCCCGCGAAATCGCCCGGGCCGCTCGCGCCGCGGGGGTCTTCGCCATGGAGGCCCTGTGGTCGCGCTTCCTCCCGCAGACCCTGCTCATCGAACGGCTGCTCCAGGATGGCGTGCTCGGCGACGTCCGGCTCGTCATGGCTGACTTTGGAGGCTGCTTCGACTTCGACCCCGAAGGCCGCGTCTTCAACGCCGCGCTCGGCGGCGGCGCGCTGCTGGACATCGGTATCTATCCCATCTGGCTCGCGCACCTCGTGCTCGGCCCGCCGCAGCACGTACACGCCACGGGCTCGCTCACCGAGACCGGCGTGGACGGGCAGGCGGCCCTGGTCCTCACGTACCCCACGGGCGCGCAGGCGCTGCTGCACACCACCCTCTTCGCGGAGACGCCCCAGGAGGCCGTCATCGCGGGGACGCACGCGCGCCTCCAGATGGACTCGCGCTTCTTCACCCCCAGCGGCTTCACGCTGAAGGCCGCCAGGTCGGACCAGCGGCTGCGCTGGACCGACCCGTCCGGCATCCACGGCAGCGAGGGCCTCGCCTGGCAGGCGGCCGCGGTCGCGCGGCACATCGCCGAGGGACACACCGAGTCTCCCCTGCACCCGCTCGAGCGCAGCATCGCCTTGCTCGACACCATCGACGCGGCGCGAAACCAACTGCGCGTCAATCATGCCGGGCTGCGTCGGAAATAA